Below is a window of Candidatus Eremiobacterota bacterium DNA.
GAGAGACATTCTTCAAGCAGGCTTCTGACGAGGAAGGAAAAGGGGGCGACCCCGCGGACTTCCTTTTCCGGACGGGCCGTCTCACCAGGGAAGAGCTCCTGAGGTCCCTCTCCCTTCACTTCAATGTCCCCTCCGTGATGACCGCCGATTATGAGCCCGAAGACGGGGCACTCTCCCTGGTCCCCGAAGATGTGGCCCGCCGCTTTACCCTCATGCCCCTTTTCACCATCAGGGACAGGATTTATGTTGCCGTGACCTCGCCAGGCGACCTGGATGTCGAGGATTTCATCCATCACCAGACAGGATTCTCCATGGAAGAGCTCGTGGCCCTCAGGGGCGACATCGAGGAGGCCATCAACCGCTACTACCTGGCAGGCGGGCGGTCAGCCGAGAAGATGATGAGCATGATGCGCGCGGAAGAAGAGGAAAAGGGAAGCGAAAAGGAAGAGGAAGTCCGCCTCGAGGCCGAGGATGCCCCTTCGATCAAGCTGGTGAGCCATATCATCTCTTCGGCTATCAGGCTGGGCACCAGCGACATCCACCTGGAGCCCTACAAGGAAGGCGTCATGCTCCGCTACAGGATAGACGGCATCCTGAGGGAATATCCCCCGCCGCCCCTCCACCTGCTCAAGGCTGTCACCTCACGCATCAAGATACTCGCGAGCATGGACATCTCGGAGAAGCGCCTGGCCCAGGACGGCCGCACCACGTTCAAGGTGGATGGAAAGGATTATGACCTGAGGATCTCGATCATCCCCAACCTCTTTGGCGAGTCCATCGTGATAAGGATCCTGAACATAGGCGGCGAGAGGTCGTCACTTGAGAAGCTTGGATTCGCGCCTGCCCTCTATGAGACCTACCTCAGGCTCGTCTCGACTCCCTACGGGATGTTTCTCGTCACGGGGCCCACGGGGTCGGGGAAGAGCACCACCCTCTACGCCACCCTCGAGCATATCCTGACACCCGAGAAAAAGATCATCTCCATCGAGGATCCCGTCGAGAGCCAGGTGAGCGGTGTCACGCAGTTCCAGGTGCACCAGCACATCGGCTTCACCTTCGCCCACACCCTGAGGGCCGTCCTCAGGCATGACCCCGAGATTGTGCTCGTCGGAGAGATCCGCGATATCGAGACGGCTGAGATAGCCATCCAGGCAGCCCTGACAGGCCACCTCCTCTTCAGCACGCTCCACACCAACGATGCCCCCTCGGCGGCTACGAGGCTCATCGATATGGGCGTGGCGGGCTACCTGGTGATGACGACCCTGATAGGCGTCCTGGCCCAGAGGCTCGTGCGGCGGCTCTGCCCCCGGTGCAAGGTCCCCCTTGAGGTGGACGAGCCGCTGCTGAAGGTCCTGAAGCTCCCTTCGCTCCCCGAGGGGGCGACGCCTTTCAGACCCGTGGGCTGCGAAAGCTGCGAGCACAGCGGCTACAAGGGGAGGGTCGCCATCTACGAGCTGATGGAGATCACCTCCGAGATGAGGCGCCTCCATGAGAAGGACATGACCTCCGAAAACCTCACCGATATTGCCATGAAGCATAATTTCATGAGCCTCAGGCAGAGCGGCATAGAGAAATGGCTTGCCGGAGTCACGAGCTTCCAGGAGCTCGTGCGAACAGTAGTGATGGAGCGGCTTTAGTATGAAGAAACTGTACTGTGCCGATGACGATCCCGATGTGCTCGGCTTTGTGCGTCTCGCGGTCTCTAAAATAGAGGGAGTGGAGATCACCTGCTTCTCGAACGGCCTGGAGCTTTACCGGGCCGTCCAGGATTTCTCCCCCGACGGGGTAATCTGCGATATAATCCTCCCTCTCCTTGACGGCCTCGCGGTGGCGCGCCTGATGAAATACAGCGGCCGCTACAAGAAAATACCGTTCCTCATCATCTCCTCGGTCATCGACCCCGACGTGGAAGAGCAGGTCAGGAAGGTGAGGGCCGATGACTTCCTGAGAAAGCCCTTCACCCAGGCGGCCCTGAGGGAGCGCGTGGAGAAGCTTCTCGGCCTCACCAGCGGGGAGAACAGCGCATCGTGATCACGGGGGTGAAGGGGTCCTCTGTCGAGACCTTGGTGGGGGCCGAGTCGTAGTGAAAGTTGCTGTTGCCGCTCACGGTGAGGGTTTTGGCCACGAATGATCCGTAGAAGTCGTTTCCCCCTCCGAAGGTGAGGGCCGCCATCGGGGCATAAATCCTGAGGGACAGCATGGTCCCCGAGAGCCCCTGGAGATTGATGGACTGGGCGGCGGTACCCCCGTAGAGGCTCAGCTGCTGGGACTGCATGGTGTAGTTTGCGATGGACGCTCCCGACGAAGAGTTGAGATTGCCCTGCAGGAAGAGGTTCACGGGCCCGTTCTTGACCCGGATGACGGACCCTGACGACATGGTGATGTCCCCCGTGATGACATAGTTTCCCGCTGCGAGATCGATGATGCCTCCCTTGGCGTCCCAGCCGCTGTAGGTGCCCGGCATGATGCTCACCGTCTGCTTGCTCGCTGCAGTGACTGTCCCCTTGCTCGCTCCCATGTCGGGAAAAGGCGTGGGGGGAAGGCTCTGTGTCTCGTACAGCACTGAAAAGGCCATATAATAAGGTGAGCCTATGATGTTGAGGGTAGTCGCCTCCGAGCCCCCGGGACCCACCGAGAGGGTGCCCATAATAGAGACATTTTTCAGCGTGACCGATCCCGGCGCCGACGCGTTGGTTGCCATATCGCCGCCGCTCGCCCTCTTCGTCTGCGCGTAAGTCCCCTGGCTTGAGTCATAGCTGTCAACATAGACGGTGCCGCTCAGGAAGATCGAGTCAGACCCGAAGAGGGCCACCTTGTACTTGGTCCCCCTTGTCACCAGCACTTCTTCATAGGCCACGGCACCCCTGTACTCGCCTTTCGCGATGAAATGGACAAACTGGGGGGGGACGATCCTTCCCCCGTAGCCGGTGAGGGCCGTGCTGCCGGTGGCGTTGTTGGTCGAGTAGGGAATGGCCGCCTGGTTCTTGTCGAAGGTCACGGTGTACGTCGCCCCCGAGTGGGGGAGGACCGCCTTGTTGAATCCTGCGCTCCACCTGGTATCGGTCTTGAGCTGGATCATGGCGTCCTCAACGCCGGCGATGGCGGCCTGCTCGGCGATGAGGGTGTTCTCACCCCTTGATGACAGTGACTTGTCGGCGGCGTAGTGGCGCACCATGCTGAGGGCAAAGAAGAACATGATGCCTATGCCCAGCAGAGCCACTACCAGGATGAATCCGCGGTGCCTCTTCATTGCCCTGTGCTCACTTTCTTTTCAGATTATAGAGGAGCACCGTCAGGTCTGCCGACTGGGTGTCCCTTTTCCCATGCTGATTCACTGTCTCGGTCTGAAGATGCAGTATCGCGGCAGACATGGTGGCGTTGCTGTCAGGCGTGAGGCTGACCTTCTGTGCCGTTTTCATGACCGTGGTGCCGGTGCCGTTGCAGAGGGTTGCCAGCTCACTTGCCGTGAGGGGAATATTGGTGGCGGGGTCGGTGAAATCGCGGTACACCTCTCTTCTCAGCAGCGTGGTGGTGCCTGCAGGGATATAATAGATGACGTATTTCTGCCATACCAGTGAGCCGCCCGCAGCGGTGATGAATCGCCCATTGCTGTCCGTCGCCGCCATG
It encodes the following:
- a CDS encoding response regulator, with protein sequence MKKLYCADDDPDVLGFVRLAVSKIEGVEITCFSNGLELYRAVQDFSPDGVICDIILPLLDGLAVARLMKYSGRYKKIPFLIISSVIDPDVEEQVRKVRADDFLRKPFTQAALRERVEKLLGLTSGENSAS
- a CDS encoding GspE/PulE family protein gives rise to the protein MATWLDSLRDRLGETFFKQASDEEGKGGDPADFLFRTGRLTREELLRSLSLHFNVPSVMTADYEPEDGALSLVPEDVARRFTLMPLFTIRDRIYVAVTSPGDLDVEDFIHHQTGFSMEELVALRGDIEEAINRYYLAGGRSAEKMMSMMRAEEEEKGSEKEEEVRLEAEDAPSIKLVSHIISSAIRLGTSDIHLEPYKEGVMLRYRIDGILREYPPPPLHLLKAVTSRIKILASMDISEKRLAQDGRTTFKVDGKDYDLRISIIPNLFGESIVIRILNIGGERSSLEKLGFAPALYETYLRLVSTPYGMFLVTGPTGSGKSTTLYATLEHILTPEKKIISIEDPVESQVSGVTQFQVHQHIGFTFAHTLRAVLRHDPEIVLVGEIRDIETAEIAIQAALTGHLLFSTLHTNDAPSAATRLIDMGVAGYLVMTTLIGVLAQRLVRRLCPRCKVPLEVDEPLLKVLKLPSLPEGATPFRPVGCESCEHSGYKGRVAIYELMEITSEMRRLHEKDMTSENLTDIAMKHNFMSLRQSGIEKWLAGVTSFQELVRTVVMERL